One Flagellimonas sp. CMM7 genomic region harbors:
- a CDS encoding ribonuclease HII, with the protein MKSKVLLPILILFFISCQTEVIITDSLLGYLPPNSSLIVKINNLSNFKSELKNNTFLEKTNNFPIHEQILKKTKGLEHVSTEATCVLAFYEIGKENYEFVLVSDKSADFINLEDITDKTVETLAYQNKSITKYTIEGNEVYSMFEDDTIIMSSSLMLIENMARANSTKVNPSLKRLYDTAGPSKSATLFFNLNEPSSILSSLLKENHDGVKSFSDWVSVDFSANSDNINFNGVAIATDSTKNFINLFKGTTPLTNKTPLFAPLNAQAVLSYTFDDYQIFAKNQNVYLDRVKPIDTLFNTVEEVGIIYLNNNKVALLNSFGTESLSEFLNADKTSSSTYQGSEILVLNHKNLLSEGFAPLLKDFASNFCTILENTFVFSENKESLQTIISNYRNATSFSNAPIYTTAKAPLANESSILFVSNSSGIDFFAEQEFAAELFNPIKKGDFSDHTFAAQVVADTDFAHVNFLVSKIEKTVKSNTVTPLFTLELDTDLAIDPQFVKNHRTNKKEIVVQDQNNFLYLISTDGKVLWKKQLEGRIQGRIQQVDIYKNGRLQLAFCTNNQFLIIDRNGDEVPPFNKTFEGGNLNPLAVFDYEGKKDYRFIITQGEKVFMYNNKAQVVDGFTYTKAQSAILKAPKHFRVSNKDYLIFQLEDKTLKILHRSGGDRIKVSQKIDFSDNEVFLYKDKFSTTNKKGVLHQIDTKGKLTSTNFNLSKDHGMYTTSKTLTFMDDNVLSIRGKKVELDLGVYSKPKIFYIYDKIYVSVTDIQNQKIYLFDSQAKAIPNFPVFGNSLIDLVDMDNDKKLELVAKDQENSLILYKMN; encoded by the coding sequence ATGAAATCCAAAGTACTGCTACCCATACTCATCCTTTTCTTCATTTCTTGCCAGACCGAGGTGATAATTACAGATTCATTATTAGGATACTTGCCACCAAATTCTTCACTTATTGTAAAAATCAATAATTTATCCAATTTCAAGAGCGAGCTTAAAAACAACACGTTTCTTGAAAAAACGAACAATTTTCCAATTCATGAGCAAATTCTTAAAAAGACAAAGGGGTTAGAGCATGTTAGTACGGAAGCTACTTGTGTTTTGGCTTTTTATGAAATTGGCAAAGAGAATTATGAATTTGTTCTTGTTTCCGATAAAAGTGCCGATTTCATCAATCTGGAAGACATCACTGATAAAACGGTTGAGACACTTGCTTACCAAAACAAAAGCATAACCAAGTATACCATAGAGGGCAATGAAGTCTATAGCATGTTCGAGGATGATACCATTATTATGAGCTCTTCACTAATGCTTATAGAAAATATGGCTCGCGCCAACAGTACAAAGGTCAATCCCTCATTAAAAAGATTGTACGATACTGCTGGACCTAGTAAATCAGCAACTCTATTCTTTAACTTGAATGAGCCATCCTCCATACTCTCTTCTCTACTAAAGGAAAACCATGATGGTGTAAAATCTTTTTCTGACTGGGTTTCCGTAGATTTTTCGGCCAATTCTGATAACATCAATTTTAACGGAGTAGCTATTGCCACGGATTCTACAAAAAACTTCATCAATTTATTTAAGGGGACAACTCCTTTAACCAACAAAACACCGCTCTTTGCTCCATTAAATGCACAGGCTGTACTTTCTTATACTTTTGATGACTATCAGATTTTTGCTAAAAACCAAAATGTCTATTTGGATAGAGTAAAACCAATTGACACGCTTTTCAACACTGTTGAAGAAGTTGGCATCATCTATTTAAACAATAACAAAGTAGCCCTACTGAATTCCTTTGGAACCGAAAGTTTATCAGAATTCTTGAATGCCGATAAAACTTCATCTTCTACCTATCAGGGAAGTGAAATTTTGGTTTTGAATCACAAGAATCTGTTATCCGAAGGGTTTGCCCCTTTATTAAAAGATTTTGCATCCAACTTTTGTACTATTCTGGAAAATACTTTTGTTTTTTCAGAAAATAAAGAATCCTTACAAACTATAATAAGCAATTACAGGAATGCAACATCGTTTAGTAATGCTCCTATTTATACAACCGCAAAAGCTCCACTGGCCAATGAGTCCAGTATTTTATTTGTTTCCAATTCTTCAGGAATAGATTTCTTTGCTGAGCAAGAGTTTGCTGCTGAACTTTTTAATCCTATTAAGAAAGGAGATTTTTCGGACCATACTTTTGCAGCCCAAGTGGTAGCCGATACTGATTTTGCACATGTCAACTTTCTGGTCTCCAAAATTGAAAAAACAGTAAAAAGCAATACCGTAACGCCTTTGTTTACTTTGGAATTGGATACTGACTTGGCAATTGATCCCCAGTTCGTAAAAAATCACAGAACCAATAAAAAAGAAATTGTTGTTCAAGACCAAAACAACTTTTTATATCTGATTTCAACTGATGGGAAAGTGCTTTGGAAAAAACAATTGGAAGGAAGAATACAAGGTCGCATACAACAGGTTGACATCTACAAAAATGGACGTTTACAACTCGCTTTTTGCACTAATAACCAGTTCTTGATTATTGATAGAAACGGAGACGAAGTACCTCCCTTTAATAAAACATTTGAAGGCGGAAATTTGAATCCTTTAGCCGTATTCGATTATGAAGGAAAAAAAGATTATCGCTTTATAATTACCCAGGGTGAAAAAGTTTTTATGTACAACAACAAAGCCCAGGTAGTTGACGGATTCACCTATACCAAAGCACAGAGCGCCATTTTAAAAGCTCCAAAACACTTCAGGGTTTCCAACAAAGATTATTTGATATTTCAATTAGAAGATAAAACCCTTAAAATCCTTCATAGATCAGGCGGTGATCGCATTAAGGTATCTCAAAAAATTGATTTTTCCGACAATGAGGTCTTTTTATACAAGGACAAGTTTTCCACTACAAACAAAAAAGGAGTGCTGCATCAAATTGACACAAAGGGAAAACTTACCAGTACTAATTTCAATCTTAGTAAAGATCATGGAATGTATACTACCAGCAAGACCTTAACCTTTATGGATGACAATGTCTTAAGTATAAGAGGAAAAAAAGTGGAATTGGATTTAGGGGTTTATTCTAAACCCAAAATCTTTTATATCTATGACAAAATCTACGTTAGCGTAACGGACATTCAAAATCAAAAGATATATTTATTTGACAGCCAAGCGAAAGCCATTCCCAATTTCCCTGTTTTTGGAAACTCTTTGATAGACTTAGTGGATATGGACAATGACAAAAAGTTGGAATTAGTGGCCAAGGATCAAGAGAATTCTTTAATTCTGTACAAGATGAATTAA
- a CDS encoding ribonuclease HII — protein MLKDIYKYPDEAGTDEAGRGCLAGPVTAGAIILPKGFSNEILNDSKQLSKSKRELLRPILEKEAVSFSVCHVFENEIDSINILNASILAMHRALDTLSQIPSFIIVDGNRFKPYPSVQHECIIKGDGKFMSIAAASILAKTYRDDYMAGIHEEFPMYNWKKNKGYPTKEHREAIREHGLTKYHRKSFRQLPEQLTLDI, from the coding sequence ATGCTCAAAGACATTTACAAATACCCAGATGAAGCGGGGACAGATGAAGCTGGAAGAGGCTGTTTGGCCGGACCGGTCACTGCAGGGGCAATAATTCTTCCCAAAGGTTTCTCAAACGAAATATTAAACGACTCCAAACAACTATCAAAATCAAAAAGAGAACTCTTAAGGCCTATTCTTGAAAAAGAAGCAGTCTCTTTTTCTGTATGTCATGTCTTTGAAAATGAAATAGATAGCATCAATATTTTAAACGCATCCATATTGGCAATGCACAGGGCTTTGGACACATTATCACAGATTCCAAGTTTTATTATTGTTGATGGCAACCGATTTAAACCCTACCCTTCTGTTCAACATGAGTGTATTATCAAGGGAGACGGCAAATTTATGAGTATTGCCGCAGCATCCATACTGGCCAAGACTTATAGAGATGATTACATGGCTGGGATACATGAAGAATTTCCTATGTACAATTGGAAAAAAAACAAAGGATACCCTACAAAAGAACACCGCGAAGCCATTAGAGAACATGGACTTACCAAATATCACAGAAAAAGCTTTAGACAACTTCCGGAACAGCTAACACTGGATATTTAA
- a CDS encoding putative porin, whose translation MRFLFFALLFFLGQLLFAQQDSLPPLEKTDSIAKGKPKFIKQKEEEEEEERTVSIVDYKIISYARDTTSLDTTLTILKEYKYNFLRKDDFELMPFSNIGQPYNALGRTFSNTSFYPHLGAMAKHFNYFEKEDIDYYSVATPMTELMFKTTLEQGQLLDALLTFNLSERFNFSLAYKGFRSLGKYRFDQAQSGNFRTTFNYRNKRDNYNVRGHIAAQAIETEENGGLLNREQFENDPEGDFTDRSRIDVQYQDANNRVLGKRYFLDHQLKLLNIKRDSTDNEPTTLTIGHEFNYETKLYEFIQSSQTDAFGLDPFVTPIEDKARLKTMFNKVSTKFSNKTLGNATGSISLYNYNYFFNSILVTEAGTIQNQLKGEEIAVGGGYSKKFGRLFLEGNINYSVSGELTGNAFNAAVEYQINDNNQISGFISASSRMPNFNFLLYQSDYQNFNWQNTAVFENIQTQSIGFGFDSKWLGSIEAEYSAIDNYTYFESIATQEQIDNAQETAFVKPFQEATTINHLRVKYTKEFKWRNWALNNTVLYQDVTQDKQVLNVPQLVTRNTLYFSTDAFKKAMFLQTGITFKYFTSYNMNAYNPLLGEFYIQNREELGGFPMLDFFINAKVRQTRIYLKAEHFNSSFSEPNFYSAPNYPFRDFVIRFGLVWNFFS comes from the coding sequence ATGAGATTTTTATTTTTTGCCCTACTCTTTTTTCTGGGTCAATTACTGTTTGCACAACAAGATTCTTTACCCCCATTAGAGAAAACAGACTCTATAGCTAAAGGAAAGCCCAAATTCATAAAACAAAAAGAAGAAGAAGAGGAAGAAGAGCGAACGGTTTCTATTGTTGATTATAAGATTATTTCTTACGCAAGGGATACCACTTCGTTAGATACTACCCTTACTATTTTAAAAGAATACAAATACAATTTTTTAAGAAAGGATGATTTTGAGTTGATGCCTTTTTCCAATATTGGTCAACCCTATAATGCCCTTGGAAGAACCTTTTCCAATACTTCTTTCTATCCGCATTTGGGCGCGATGGCAAAACACTTTAATTATTTTGAAAAAGAAGATATAGATTACTATAGCGTTGCAACTCCAATGACAGAGCTTATGTTTAAAACTACATTGGAGCAGGGACAATTATTAGACGCTTTGCTAACCTTCAATCTGTCCGAAAGATTTAATTTTTCATTGGCCTACAAAGGATTTAGGTCTTTGGGAAAATATCGTTTTGACCAAGCTCAGTCGGGAAATTTCAGAACAACGTTCAATTATCGCAACAAAAGGGATAACTATAATGTAAGAGGACATATAGCAGCTCAAGCAATTGAAACTGAAGAAAATGGAGGATTGCTTAATAGAGAACAATTTGAGAATGATCCAGAAGGTGATTTTACAGATAGGTCACGGATTGATGTTCAGTATCAAGATGCAAACAATCGGGTGTTGGGTAAGCGCTACTTTTTAGATCATCAATTAAAACTGTTGAATATAAAAAGAGATTCTACGGATAATGAACCCACAACACTTACCATTGGTCATGAATTTAATTATGAAACTAAACTATATGAGTTTATTCAGTCATCCCAAACAGATGCTTTTGGCCTAGACCCGTTTGTAACTCCTATAGAAGATAAGGCTCGGTTAAAAACAATGTTCAATAAAGTGTCCACAAAATTTTCAAATAAAACTTTGGGCAATGCAACAGGTAGCATTAGCCTTTACAATTACAACTATTTTTTTAATAGCATTTTGGTGACCGAAGCAGGTACAATTCAAAATCAATTAAAAGGAGAAGAAATTGCTGTAGGGGGCGGCTATTCTAAAAAATTCGGTCGCCTGTTTCTAGAAGGAAATATTAATTACAGTGTCTCTGGAGAGCTTACAGGGAATGCATTCAATGCAGCGGTGGAATATCAAATAAATGATAATAATCAAATATCTGGTTTTATTAGTGCCTCCTCCCGAATGCCCAACTTTAATTTTTTGTTGTATCAGAGCGATTATCAAAATTTTAATTGGCAGAACACGGCTGTTTTTGAAAACATCCAGACACAGAGCATCGGATTTGGTTTTGATTCAAAGTGGTTAGGCTCAATTGAGGCTGAATATAGTGCCATTGATAATTATACATACTTTGAGTCCATTGCAACACAAGAACAGATAGATAATGCTCAAGAGACCGCCTTTGTAAAACCGTTTCAGGAAGCCACAACGATAAATCATTTACGGGTGAAGTACACCAAGGAATTCAAGTGGAGAAATTGGGCTCTCAACAATACTGTGCTCTATCAAGATGTTACCCAAGATAAACAAGTGCTTAATGTACCACAGTTGGTGACAAGAAACACACTTTACTTCTCAACAGATGCATTCAAAAAGGCAATGTTCTTGCAGACTGGGATAACCTTTAAATATTTTACCTCCTACAATATGAATGCCTACAATCCATTGTTGGGAGAGTTTTACATTCAGAACAGAGAAGAACTTGGAGGCTTTCCAATGTTGGACTTTTTTATCAATGCCAAAGTGAGGCAAACTAGAATATATTTAAAGGCTGAGCATTTTAATTCATCCTTCTCCGAGCCTAACTTTTATTCGGCGCCAAACTACCCCTTTCGAGACTTTGTTATTCGTTTTGGATTGGTATGGAATTTCTTTTCTTAA
- a CDS encoding T9SS type A sorting domain-containing protein, whose protein sequence is MRKQLLFTTFFMLALTVKSQSCNCDVTLSGLSSTTLNLVWASSVSYSPGDTICIPAGNYAGIRFYDFEGTAGNPVTFKNCGGQVVLDETAYSALEFKNSKYIHLTGTGDVNHNYGIKIEGTGPWAMGMVLSALSTDVEIDHIEVAHAGFAGLMAKTDPDCNNSDTWRVNGFVMKNLDIHHNYIHNTHGEGIYIGFTLGYKLDSGRNCSGTEVYGHWLENVDIHHNIVEDTGWDAIQLNLAHINSKVRDNTIYDYGTRGNWGQAFAMSLGGGAYEVYNNHIVNGPLEKGWGMQIINGESGTKVYNNVFVKPKMHGIFLHNRHEFEDLNEGYYVANNTIVEPERAGVHYNTTVLHPVDPADLHRNQSEVPSYFVNNLVVDPGYDFEGGNTWKQNKESYFDFNERDTRDSLLTNIYSNIMTRQIDTLGLTDVLNNDFSPSSSASDVVDAGSSVTSWGITFDMDNASRPSGSAFDVGAYEFQSSGTPLKAQLTEDVDLFDVLVEEQAQTLFYPNPTSSSFRLENSSYEDVVIQLITTEGRIIHTGNYKIGTAFNVEEYTAGLYFLRLITSDKTEVHRLIIR, encoded by the coding sequence ATGAGGAAACAACTACTTTTTACCACATTTTTTATGCTGGCACTTACCGTAAAATCGCAATCTTGCAATTGCGATGTAACGCTTTCAGGATTGTCATCTACAACTTTAAATTTGGTTTGGGCATCAAGTGTTAGCTACTCTCCTGGAGATACAATATGTATACCTGCAGGAAATTATGCTGGCATTCGTTTTTACGATTTTGAAGGAACGGCAGGCAACCCAGTAACTTTTAAGAATTGTGGAGGACAGGTTGTTCTTGATGAAACCGCATATTCGGCATTGGAATTTAAAAATAGCAAATACATTCATTTAACAGGTACTGGTGATGTCAACCATAATTATGGTATTAAGATAGAAGGAACCGGACCATGGGCTATGGGGATGGTTTTAAGTGCATTGAGTACGGATGTGGAGATAGACCATATAGAGGTTGCTCATGCTGGTTTTGCAGGGTTAATGGCAAAGACTGATCCTGATTGTAATAATTCAGATACATGGAGGGTCAACGGTTTTGTAATGAAAAACTTAGACATTCATCACAACTATATTCATAATACGCATGGTGAGGGCATTTATATTGGTTTTACCTTGGGATATAAGTTAGATTCTGGACGTAATTGCAGTGGTACAGAGGTCTATGGGCATTGGTTGGAAAATGTGGATATACATCATAACATAGTTGAAGATACGGGTTGGGATGCCATTCAGTTAAATTTGGCTCATATTAATAGCAAGGTAAGAGACAATACTATTTATGATTATGGAACCAGAGGGAATTGGGGACAAGCTTTTGCCATGAGTCTTGGAGGTGGCGCTTATGAAGTTTACAATAATCATATTGTTAACGGCCCTTTGGAAAAAGGATGGGGAATGCAAATAATTAATGGAGAAAGCGGCACAAAGGTATATAACAATGTATTTGTAAAACCCAAAATGCATGGAATCTTTCTTCATAATAGGCATGAATTTGAAGATTTAAATGAGGGCTATTATGTTGCAAACAACACTATAGTGGAGCCAGAAAGGGCTGGGGTACATTATAACACCACTGTTTTGCATCCTGTTGATCCGGCTGATTTACATAGAAACCAAAGTGAAGTCCCGTCTTATTTTGTAAATAATCTGGTGGTTGACCCAGGGTATGATTTTGAGGGAGGAAATACTTGGAAACAAAATAAAGAAAGCTATTTTGACTTTAATGAAAGGGATACTAGGGATAGTTTATTAACTAATATCTATTCTAACATCATGACGCGCCAAATAGATACTTTAGGATTAACAGATGTCTTAAACAACGATTTTAGTCCCTCTTCTTCTGCTTCTGATGTTGTTGATGCAGGTTCAAGTGTTACTTCTTGGGGGATAACTTTCGATATGGATAATGCATCACGACCTTCTGGCAGTGCTTTTGATGTGGGAGCATATGAGTTTCAGTCTAGCGGGACTCCTTTGAAAGCCCAATTAACGGAAGATGTTGACCTGTTTGATGTACTTGTTGAAGAGCAAGCACAAACATTGTTTTACCCTAATCCCACAAGCTCTTCTTTTAGATTGGAAAATAGTAGTTATGAGGACGTTGTTATTCAACTAATAACTACCGAAGGAAGAATTATTCATACAGGTAATTATAAGATAGGAACAGCTTTTAATGTTGAAGAATACACTGCTGGACTTTATTTTTTGAGATTGATTACATCAGATAAGACTGAAGTGCACCGTTTAATAATTAGATGA
- a CDS encoding glutamate synthase subunit beta: protein MGKTTGFMEFDRKDEAYAPVKERIKNYKEFTVPLKEKELKDQGARCMDCGIPFCHSGCPLGNLIPDFNDAVYQGKWKKATKILHSTNNFPEFTGRLCPAPCEEACVLGINEDPVSIENIEKNIVETAFKNGWIKPEPPITRTGKKVAVVGSGPSGLAAAQQLNRAGHSVTVLERDEKIGGLLRYGIPDFKMEKNVIDRRLKVMEKEGIIFKTGVHVGVDVKADELQKEYDSIVLCGGATVRRNLPIPGSDLKGVVQAMDFLPQNNRKVDGIPYEGEELSAKGKKVVVIGGGDTGSDCIGTSIRHGAVSVTNFEIMPKSTTARPEGQPWPFWPMRLRTSTSHKEGAERVFSISTKKFIGDKNGNLKGLVTSEVFWEKVPGQRPILKEVAGTEKEWKCDLALLALGFTGSETTIADQLGLEMDTRTNINASVKDYKTNVPGIFVAGDQRRGQSLIVWAISEGREAAHHVDNFLMGKSNLPLKGDGDLPRV, encoded by the coding sequence ATGGGAAAGACGACGGGATTTATGGAATTTGACAGGAAGGATGAAGCCTATGCACCTGTTAAGGAAAGAATCAAAAACTATAAGGAATTTACTGTTCCCTTAAAAGAAAAGGAATTAAAGGATCAAGGCGCACGATGTATGGACTGTGGCATTCCATTTTGCCATAGTGGTTGTCCATTAGGCAATCTTATTCCCGACTTTAATGATGCCGTATATCAAGGCAAGTGGAAAAAAGCCACTAAGATTCTACATTCAACTAATAATTTCCCGGAGTTTACCGGTAGATTATGCCCAGCTCCCTGTGAAGAGGCTTGCGTATTGGGTATTAATGAGGACCCTGTTTCCATTGAGAATATTGAGAAAAATATTGTTGAAACCGCCTTTAAAAACGGCTGGATAAAACCAGAACCCCCTATAACCCGAACAGGTAAAAAAGTAGCAGTCGTAGGGTCTGGTCCTTCCGGACTCGCCGCGGCTCAACAATTAAATAGAGCAGGGCATTCCGTTACTGTTTTGGAACGTGATGAAAAAATTGGTGGACTGTTACGTTATGGAATTCCAGACTTCAAAATGGAAAAGAATGTAATTGACAGACGCCTCAAAGTCATGGAAAAAGAAGGAATCATTTTCAAAACTGGTGTCCATGTTGGGGTTGACGTTAAAGCGGATGAGCTTCAAAAGGAATATGACAGCATTGTCCTTTGTGGTGGCGCTACAGTTAGAAGAAACCTTCCAATACCCGGTTCTGATTTAAAAGGTGTGGTACAAGCCATGGATTTTCTCCCGCAAAACAATAGAAAAGTTGACGGTATTCCATATGAAGGAGAGGAACTTTCTGCCAAAGGAAAAAAAGTGGTTGTTATTGGTGGCGGGGATACTGGTTCCGATTGCATTGGAACTTCAATTCGGCATGGAGCAGTTTCGGTAACAAATTTTGAGATTATGCCCAAGTCAACCACAGCAAGACCTGAGGGGCAGCCATGGCCATTTTGGCCTATGCGCTTGAGAACAAGCACATCCCACAAAGAAGGTGCTGAACGTGTCTTTAGCATTTCAACCAAAAAATTTATTGGTGATAAGAATGGTAATTTAAAAGGCCTAGTTACATCTGAGGTTTTCTGGGAAAAAGTACCAGGACAAAGACCTATCTTAAAAGAAGTAGCAGGAACGGAAAAAGAATGGAAATGCGATTTAGCACTTCTTGCACTTGGTTTCACAGGTTCAGAAACAACGATAGCTGATCAGTTGGGGTTGGAAATGGACACTAGAACCAATATTAATGCCTCAGTAAAAGATTACAAAACCAATGTTCCAGGTATTTTTGTTGCTGGTGACCAAAGGAGAGGACAGTCCTTAATCGTTTGGGCAATATCTGAAGGAAGAGAGGCCGCTCACCATGTAGACAATTTCCTAATGGGGAAATCAAATTTGCCTTTAAAAGGTGATGGTGATTTGCCAAGAGTTTAA